A DNA window from Streptomyces sp. CA-278952 contains the following coding sequences:
- a CDS encoding HAD family hydrolase, protein MTSVTDTPLPAVTRLIATDLDGTLLRDDKTLSARTVAALAAAEEAGIEVFFVTGRPARWMDVVRDHVQSHGTAICANGAVVTDLRTDGDLLSVRPLERAAALHVVRALRETAPGTSFAVEMTTGINYEPAYPPFHLDPGAAVAGAEKLLHEEAPGTGAPVIKLLAHHTELSPDAFLTLARTAAGDRAAFTRSSPSALLEVSGLGVSKATTLAACCSERGISPAEVVAFGDMPNDIEMLSWAGASFAMGNAHPDAVAAASGRTATNEEDGVAVVIERILAARAETR, encoded by the coding sequence GTGACCTCAGTGACCGATACGCCTCTTCCCGCCGTGACCCGGCTGATCGCCACCGACCTCGACGGCACTTTGCTACGCGACGACAAGACGCTGTCCGCGCGCACGGTCGCGGCCCTCGCGGCGGCCGAGGAGGCCGGGATCGAGGTCTTCTTCGTCACCGGCAGGCCGGCCCGCTGGATGGACGTCGTACGGGACCACGTCCAGAGCCACGGTACGGCGATCTGCGCCAACGGCGCCGTGGTCACCGACCTGCGGACGGACGGCGACCTGCTCTCCGTACGGCCGCTGGAGCGCGCGGCCGCCCTGCACGTCGTGCGCGCCCTGCGCGAGACGGCCCCCGGCACCTCCTTCGCCGTCGAGATGACCACCGGCATCAACTACGAACCGGCCTACCCGCCCTTCCACCTGGATCCGGGCGCGGCCGTGGCCGGAGCCGAGAAGCTGCTGCACGAGGAAGCCCCGGGCACCGGCGCGCCGGTGATCAAACTGCTGGCCCACCACACCGAGCTGTCCCCCGACGCCTTCCTGACCCTGGCCCGTACGGCCGCCGGCGACCGGGCCGCCTTCACCCGCTCCAGCCCCTCCGCGCTCCTGGAGGTCAGCGGGCTCGGCGTCTCCAAGGCCACCACGCTCGCCGCCTGTTGTTCCGAGCGCGGCATCTCGCCCGCCGAGGTGGTCGCCTTCGGCGACATGCCCAACGACATCGAGATGCTCAGCTGGGCCGGCGCCTCCTTCGCGATGGGCAACGCCCACCCGGACGCGGTGGCCGCCGCCTCGGGCCGGACCGCGACCAACGAGGAGGACGGGGTGGCGGTGGTCATCGAGCGGATCCTCGCCGCCCGCGCAGAGACCCGCTGA
- a CDS encoding LLM class flavin-dependent oxidoreductase: protein MSLRLSTVILPVHRWHEGGRDRWQRAEELGFHTAYTYDHLSWRTFRDGPWFGALPTLTAAATATERLRLGTLVTSPNFRHPVTLAKELISLDDISGGRVTLGIGAGGSGFDATALGQDAWTPRERADRFAEFVPLLDRLLTEDAVTEHGTYYAAEEARNIPGCVQRPRLPFAVAATGPRGLKLAARHGQAWVTTGDPKLYENGTPEESRAALRGQNERLTAACAEIGRDASELDRILLTAFTPDRNGPLESVDAFVDFAGRHAELGFTEIVIHAPIPDSVFNVDPEVFERIATEAPAQLA from the coding sequence ATGAGTCTCCGCCTGAGCACCGTGATCCTCCCCGTTCATCGCTGGCACGAGGGCGGTCGCGACCGCTGGCAGCGCGCGGAGGAACTGGGCTTCCACACCGCCTACACCTACGACCACCTGTCCTGGCGGACCTTCCGGGACGGACCGTGGTTCGGGGCGTTGCCCACGCTCACCGCCGCGGCGACGGCCACCGAACGCCTGCGGCTGGGCACCCTCGTGACCTCGCCGAACTTCCGCCACCCGGTCACGCTGGCCAAGGAGCTGATCTCCCTGGACGACATCTCGGGCGGCCGGGTCACCCTCGGCATCGGCGCGGGCGGCAGCGGCTTCGACGCCACCGCCCTGGGCCAGGACGCCTGGACCCCGCGCGAACGCGCCGACCGCTTCGCCGAGTTCGTCCCGCTCCTGGACCGGCTGCTCACCGAGGACGCGGTGACCGAGCACGGGACGTACTACGCGGCGGAGGAGGCCCGCAACATCCCCGGCTGTGTCCAGCGGCCCCGACTGCCCTTCGCGGTCGCCGCGACCGGACCGCGCGGCCTGAAGCTCGCCGCCCGCCACGGGCAGGCCTGGGTCACCACCGGCGACCCCAAGCTGTACGAGAACGGCACCCCGGAGGAGTCACGGGCTGCGCTGCGTGGACAGAACGAGAGGCTCACGGCGGCCTGCGCGGAGATCGGCCGGGACGCATCCGAGCTGGACCGGATCCTGCTCACCGCTTTCACACCGGACCGCAACGGCCCGTTGGAGTCCGTGGACGCGTTCGTCGACTTCGCGGGGCGCCACGCGGAGCTGGGCTTCACCGAGATCGTCATCCACGCCCCGATCCCGGACTCGGTCTTCAACGTTGACCCGGAGGTCTTCGAGCGCATCGCCACCGAAGCGCCCGCGCAGTTGGCGTAG
- the cydB gene encoding cytochrome d ubiquinol oxidase subunit II: protein MELHDVWFVLIAVLWTGYFFLEGFDFGIGVLTKLLARDRKERRVLINTIGPVWDGNEVWLLSAGGATFAAFPEWYATLFSGFYLPLLIILFCLIVRGVAFEYRAKRPEERWQTNWETAIFWTSLIPAVLWGVAFGNIVRGVKIDAEMEYVGNFWDLLNPYAILGGLVTLTLFTFHGAVFAGLKTAGDIRARARSLALKLGPVTAVLALGFLVWTQADNGDAWSLGAMIVAGVALLAAIGAIAKGREGWSFAFSGVTIAAAVAMLFLTLFPNVMPSSLNDAWNLTVTNASSSPYTLKIMTWCAGIATPIVLLYQSWTYWVFRKRIGTQHIADAH, encoded by the coding sequence ATGGAACTCCACGACGTCTGGTTCGTGCTCATAGCCGTCCTCTGGACCGGCTACTTCTTCCTGGAGGGATTCGACTTCGGCATCGGGGTCCTCACCAAGCTGCTGGCCCGTGACCGCAAGGAGCGCCGGGTCCTGATCAACACGATCGGGCCCGTCTGGGACGGCAACGAGGTCTGGCTGCTCAGCGCCGGCGGCGCGACCTTCGCCGCCTTCCCCGAGTGGTACGCCACCCTGTTCTCCGGCTTCTACCTGCCGCTGCTGATCATCCTGTTCTGCCTGATCGTCCGCGGCGTCGCCTTCGAGTACCGCGCCAAGCGGCCCGAGGAGCGGTGGCAGACGAACTGGGAGACCGCGATCTTCTGGACCTCACTGATTCCGGCGGTGCTCTGGGGCGTGGCCTTCGGGAACATCGTGCGGGGCGTGAAGATCGACGCCGAGATGGAGTACGTCGGCAATTTCTGGGACCTCCTCAACCCGTACGCGATCCTCGGCGGTCTCGTCACCCTCACCCTCTTCACCTTCCACGGGGCGGTGTTCGCCGGCCTCAAGACGGCGGGCGACATCCGGGCCCGGGCCCGCTCACTCGCGCTGAAGCTGGGACCGGTCACCGCGGTGCTCGCGCTGGGCTTCCTGGTCTGGACGCAGGCGGACAACGGGGACGCCTGGAGCCTGGGGGCCATGATCGTGGCGGGGGTGGCGCTCCTGGCCGCGATCGGGGCCATCGCCAAGGGCCGCGAGGGCTGGTCGTTCGCGTTCTCGGGCGTGACGATCGCGGCGGCGGTCGCGATGCTCTTCCTGACGCTCTTCCCCAACGTCATGCCGTCCTCGCTGAACGACGCCTGGAACCTCACGGTCACCAACGCCTCGTCCAGCCCGTACACGCTCAAGATCATGACCTGGTGCGCGGGTATCGCCACGCCCATCGTGCTGCTGTACCAGAGCTGGACCTACTGGGTCTTCCGCAAGCGCATCGGCACCCAGCACATCGCCGACGCGCACTGA
- a CDS encoding cytochrome ubiquinol oxidase subunit I yields MDLALAPETLARWQFGITTVYHFLFVPLTISLAALTAGLQTAWVRTENEKYLRATKFWGKLFLINIAMGVVTGIVQEFQFGMNWSDYSRFVGDVFGAPLAFEALIAFFFESTFIGLWIFGWDKLPKKIHLACIWMVSIGTVLSAYFILAANSWMQHPVGYRINEERGRAELTDFWRVLTQDTAVTQFFHTITAAFLVGGAFMVGIAAFHLARKKHIPVMRTSLRLGLITVVVAGMLTAVSGDSLAKVMFRQQPMKMAAAEALWDGQDGAPFSIFAYGDVSKGHNSVEISIPGVLSFLANNDPNSYVPGINDINKSMEEKYGPGDYRPNIPVAFWSFRWMIGFGMASFGLGLLGLWLTRRKFLLPPALRTGEDEVPHLVLFRNKALSPRLTKLYWVVALWTLLFPLIANSWGWIFTEMGRQPWVVYGVLQTRAGVSPGVSQGEVITSMVVFTLLYAVLAVIEVKLLVKYIKAGPPELTEDDLNPPTRIGGHDEEDADRPMAFSY; encoded by the coding sequence GTGGACCTCGCTCTGGCGCCGGAGACCCTGGCGCGATGGCAGTTCGGCATCACCACCGTCTACCACTTCCTCTTCGTCCCCCTGACGATCTCGCTCGCCGCGCTCACCGCCGGCCTGCAGACCGCCTGGGTGCGGACGGAGAACGAGAAGTACCTCAGGGCGACCAAGTTCTGGGGCAAGCTGTTCCTGATCAACATCGCCATGGGCGTCGTCACGGGCATCGTCCAGGAGTTCCAGTTCGGCATGAACTGGTCCGACTACTCGCGCTTCGTCGGTGACGTCTTCGGCGCTCCGCTCGCCTTCGAGGCGCTGATCGCCTTCTTCTTCGAGTCCACCTTCATCGGCCTGTGGATCTTCGGCTGGGACAAGCTGCCGAAGAAGATCCACCTCGCCTGCATCTGGATGGTCTCGATCGGCACGGTCCTCTCCGCCTACTTCATCCTGGCGGCCAACTCCTGGATGCAGCACCCGGTCGGCTACCGGATCAACGAGGAACGCGGCCGCGCCGAGCTCACCGACTTCTGGCGGGTGCTCACCCAGGACACCGCGGTCACCCAGTTCTTCCACACCATCACGGCGGCGTTCCTGGTCGGCGGGGCCTTCATGGTCGGCATCGCCGCGTTCCACCTGGCGCGCAAGAAGCACATCCCGGTGATGCGGACCTCGCTGCGCCTGGGCCTGATCACCGTCGTGGTCGCCGGAATGCTCACCGCCGTCAGCGGCGACAGCCTCGCCAAGGTCATGTTCCGGCAGCAGCCGATGAAGATGGCCGCCGCCGAGGCCCTCTGGGACGGACAGGACGGGGCGCCGTTCTCGATCTTCGCGTACGGGGACGTCAGCAAGGGCCACAACTCGGTCGAGATCTCGATCCCCGGTGTGCTCTCCTTCCTCGCCAACAACGACCCGAACTCGTACGTCCCCGGCATCAACGACATCAACAAGAGCATGGAGGAGAAGTACGGGCCCGGCGACTACCGCCCCAACATCCCGGTCGCGTTCTGGAGCTTCCGGTGGATGATCGGCTTCGGCATGGCCTCCTTCGGCCTCGGCCTCCTGGGGCTCTGGCTGACCCGGAGGAAGTTCCTGCTGCCACCGGCGCTGCGGACCGGTGAGGACGAGGTGCCCCATCTGGTCCTCTTCAGGAACAAGGCGCTGAGCCCGAGGCTCACCAAGCTCTACTGGGTCGTCGCGCTCTGGACGCTGCTCTTCCCGCTGATCGCCAACTCCTGGGGCTGGATCTTCACCGAGATGGGCCGCCAGCCGTGGGTCGTCTACGGGGTGCTCCAGACCCGCGCGGGGGTCTCCCCCGGTGTCTCGCAGGGCGAGGTCATCACCTCGATGGTCGTCTTCACCCTGCTGTACGCGGTGCTCGCCGTGATCGAGGTGAAGCTGCTCGTGAAGTACATCAAGGCCGGCCCCCCGGAACTCACCGAGGACGACCTCAACCCGCCCACCCGGATCGGCGGCCACGACGAAGAAGACGCCGACCGGCCGATGGCCTTCTCGTACTGA
- the cydD gene encoding thiol reductant ABC exporter subunit CydD, which yields MKPIDPRLLHYARATRLFLAAVVALGLVGALLVIAQAMLIAEIVVGGFEGGLTVTALRTPLLLLAAVALGRAFVAWLTELAAHRASAAVKSELRGRLLERAARLGPDWLSGQRTGSLVALATRGIDALDDYFARYLPQLGLAVVVPVAVLARIVTEDWVSAAIIVVTLPLIPLFMILIGWATQSRMDRQWQLLSRLSGHFLDVVAGLPTLKVFGRAKAQAESIRTITSDYRRATLRTLRIAFLSSFALELLATLSVALVAVTIGMRLVHGELDLYTGLVVLILAPEAYLPIRQVGAQYHAAAEGLSAAEEIFTVLETAPRASGTEDVPDALRLELADVTVRHEGRTGPSLDAASLTVEPGETVALVGPSGVGKSTLLHVLLGFAAPDEGRVRVGGRDLEDLDLERWRSRIAWVPQRPHLFADTIAENVRLARPDADDEAVLAALRDAGAYDFVAALPDGMRTALGEDGAGLSAGQRQRLALARAFLADRPLLLLDEPTASLDGESEAGIVDAVRRLAAGRTVLLVVHRPALLAVADRVVALEPRTDVRERTEDGGRGTRAAAAGPAVPQPLAGGELLDAHRAEELRAADGGPRRTGARSGRVLARVRESAGTQRGRLILALLLGSLAVGSAVGLMAVSGWLISRASEEPPVMYLMMAVTATRAFGIGRAVFRYAERLVSHDAVLKLLADLRVSVYRGLERIAPGGLRTTRRGDLLSRLVADVDALQDYWLRWLLPVGTAVVVGAAAAGFTGWLLPEAGVVLAVGLLVAGVGVPLVSGACARRTERQLAPARAALATRVTDLLGATAELTVAGALPARQARLRAADTLLTRIASRAAAATALGGGLSALVCGLTVVAAAAVAVPAVQDGRLSGVALAVVVLTPLAAFEAVTGLPLAVQYRQRVARSAERVFEVLDAPVPVREPEAPAEEPASPFPLEVRGLSARYPGARHDALASLDLTLTPGRRIAVVGPSGSGKTTLAQVLLRFLDASTGTYRLGGVEASALESETVRRSVGLCAQDAHVFDSTIRENLRLARPGATDAELRDALSRARLLDWVLALPEELDTPVGEHGARLSGGQRQRLALARALLAGFPVLVLDEPAEHLDLPTADALTADLLDATRGCATVLITHRLTGLDTVDEVLVLDAGRVVQRGPYAELAAEDGPLRRMVERERETVGAGVR from the coding sequence GTGAAACCGATCGATCCGCGTCTGCTCCACTACGCACGCGCCACCCGCCTCTTCCTGGCGGCCGTGGTGGCCCTCGGCCTGGTCGGCGCCCTGCTGGTGATCGCCCAGGCGATGCTCATCGCCGAGATCGTGGTGGGCGGTTTCGAGGGCGGGCTCACGGTCACCGCGCTGCGCACCCCTCTTCTGCTGCTCGCCGCGGTCGCCCTCGGCCGGGCCTTCGTCGCCTGGCTCACCGAACTGGCGGCCCATCGCGCCAGCGCGGCCGTCAAGTCCGAACTGCGCGGCCGGCTCCTGGAGCGGGCGGCGCGACTGGGCCCCGACTGGCTGAGCGGGCAGCGCACCGGTTCGCTCGTCGCGCTGGCGACCCGGGGCATCGACGCGCTCGACGACTACTTCGCCCGCTACCTCCCGCAGCTCGGACTCGCCGTCGTGGTGCCCGTGGCGGTGCTCGCCCGGATCGTCACCGAGGACTGGGTGTCGGCGGCGATCATCGTCGTCACGCTGCCGCTCATCCCGCTCTTCATGATCCTGATCGGCTGGGCCACCCAGTCCCGGATGGATCGCCAGTGGCAGCTGCTGTCCCGGCTCTCCGGGCACTTCCTGGACGTCGTCGCCGGGCTGCCGACCCTGAAGGTCTTCGGGCGGGCCAAGGCGCAGGCCGAATCGATCCGCACGATCACCTCCGACTACCGCCGGGCCACCCTGCGAACCCTGCGGATCGCCTTCCTGTCCTCGTTCGCCCTGGAGCTGCTGGCGACCCTGTCGGTGGCCCTCGTCGCCGTCACGATCGGCATGCGGCTCGTCCACGGCGAACTCGACCTCTACACCGGCCTGGTGGTCCTGATCCTGGCTCCGGAGGCGTATCTGCCGATCCGCCAGGTCGGAGCGCAGTACCACGCGGCGGCCGAGGGCCTGTCGGCCGCCGAGGAGATCTTCACGGTCCTGGAGACCGCACCCCGGGCCTCGGGCACCGAGGACGTCCCGGACGCGCTGCGCCTGGAACTGGCGGACGTGACCGTACGCCACGAGGGCCGCACCGGACCCTCGCTGGACGCCGCGTCGCTCACCGTGGAGCCGGGGGAGACCGTCGCCCTGGTCGGCCCGAGCGGGGTCGGCAAGTCCACGCTGCTGCACGTGCTTCTCGGGTTCGCCGCACCCGACGAGGGGCGCGTCCGGGTCGGCGGCCGGGACCTCGAGGACCTCGACCTCGAACGCTGGCGGAGCCGTATCGCCTGGGTCCCCCAGCGCCCCCACCTCTTCGCGGACACCATCGCCGAGAACGTGCGCCTCGCGCGGCCCGACGCCGACGACGAGGCGGTCCTCGCGGCGCTGCGGGACGCGGGCGCGTACGACTTCGTCGCGGCGCTGCCCGACGGGATGCGGACGGCCCTGGGCGAGGACGGCGCCGGACTCTCCGCGGGCCAGCGCCAGCGCCTCGCCCTCGCCCGGGCGTTCCTCGCCGACCGGCCGCTCCTGCTGCTGGACGAGCCGACCGCGAGCCTGGACGGCGAGAGCGAGGCGGGCATCGTCGACGCCGTACGGAGGCTGGCCGCCGGGCGGACCGTGCTGCTGGTCGTCCACCGCCCGGCCCTGCTGGCGGTCGCCGACCGCGTGGTGGCCCTGGAGCCGCGTACCGACGTGCGGGAGCGGACCGAGGACGGGGGCCGCGGTACGCGTGCCGCCGCCGCCGGACCGGCCGTCCCGCAGCCGCTCGCCGGGGGCGAGCTCCTGGACGCCCACCGGGCGGAGGAACTGCGCGCGGCCGACGGCGGACCGCGGAGGACCGGTGCCCGCTCCGGGCGGGTGCTCGCCCGGGTTCGCGAGTCCGCCGGTACGCAGCGCGGACGACTGATCCTGGCCCTGCTGCTCGGCAGCCTGGCGGTCGGGTCGGCCGTGGGGCTCATGGCGGTCTCCGGCTGGCTGATCTCCCGCGCTTCCGAAGAGCCGCCGGTCATGTACTTGATGATGGCGGTCACCGCGACCCGCGCCTTCGGCATCGGCCGGGCGGTCTTCCGCTACGCCGAGCGGCTCGTCTCGCACGACGCCGTCCTGAAGCTCCTCGCCGATCTGCGGGTCTCCGTCTACCGGGGCCTCGAACGCATCGCCCCCGGGGGCCTGCGCACCACGCGGCGCGGCGACCTGCTGTCCCGGCTCGTCGCCGATGTGGACGCGCTCCAGGACTACTGGCTGCGCTGGCTGCTGCCGGTCGGCACCGCCGTCGTGGTGGGGGCCGCGGCCGCCGGATTCACCGGCTGGCTGCTCCCGGAGGCCGGCGTGGTCCTGGCCGTGGGGCTGCTGGTCGCCGGGGTCGGCGTCCCGCTCGTCAGCGGTGCCTGTGCCCGCCGTACGGAGCGGCAGCTCGCACCCGCCCGTGCCGCCCTGGCCACCCGGGTCACCGACCTCCTGGGCGCCACCGCCGAACTGACCGTCGCGGGCGCGCTGCCCGCCCGCCAGGCGCGGCTGCGCGCGGCCGACACGCTGCTGACCCGGATCGCCTCGCGCGCCGCCGCCGCGACGGCACTGGGCGGCGGACTGTCCGCCCTGGTCTGCGGGCTCACGGTGGTGGCCGCCGCGGCCGTCGCCGTCCCCGCCGTGCAGGACGGCCGGCTGTCCGGTGTCGCGCTCGCCGTGGTGGTGCTGACCCCGCTCGCCGCCTTCGAGGCCGTCACCGGGCTGCCGCTCGCGGTGCAGTACCGCCAGCGCGTCGCCCGGAGCGCCGAGCGGGTGTTCGAGGTGCTGGACGCCCCCGTGCCCGTACGGGAGCCCGAGGCCCCCGCCGAGGAGCCCGCGTCGCCCTTCCCGCTGGAGGTACGGGGGCTGAGCGCCCGCTACCCGGGGGCCCGGCACGACGCGCTGGCCTCGCTCGACCTGACGCTGACGCCCGGTCGGCGCATCGCGGTCGTGGGCCCCTCGGGCTCGGGCAAGACGACGCTCGCCCAGGTCCTGCTGCGCTTTCTGGACGCTTCGACGGGGACGTACCGGCTGGGCGGCGTCGAGGCGTCCGCGCTGGAATCGGAGACGGTCCGGCGCTCGGTCGGGCTGTGTGCCCAGGACGCGCACGTCTTCGACAGCACGATCCGTGAGAACCTGCGCCTGGCCCGCCCTGGGGCGACCGACGCCGAACTGCGCGACGCGCTCTCCAGGGCCCGGCTCCTGGACTGGGTGCTGGCCCTGCCGGAGGAGCTCGACACCCCGGTGGGCGAGCACGGCGCGCGGCTCTCCGGCGGCCAGCGCCAGCGCCTCGCGCTGGCCCGCGCGCTGCTCGCGGGCTTCCCCGTACTCGTCCTGGACGAGCCGGCCGAACACCTCGACCTGCCGACCGCCGACGCCCTCACCGCCGACCTGCTGGACGCGACCCGTGGTTGCGCGACGGTACTGATCACCCACCGGCTGACCGGCCTCGACACCGTCGACGAGGTGCTGGTGCTGGACGCGGGCCGGGTCGTGCAGCGCGGACCGTACGCCGAACTCGCCGCCGAGGACGGGCCGCTGCGCCGCATGGTGGAGCGCGAACGGGAGACGGTCGGGGCGGGGGTCCGGTAG
- a CDS encoding RNA 2'-phosphotransferase, whose product MDERRTVKVSKYLSTHLRHQPERIGLTLDENGWVAVEELLSAAARHGFTLSRAELDHVVAANDKRRFTVERGARSSVGSGVQGGIEGDRIRADQGHTVAVDLDLPSAEPPAYLYHGTVARVMDAIRTEGLRPMARHHVHLSPDRETATRVSARRGRPLVLTVDAGAMHRAGHVFRVSANGVWLADAVPPRFLRLRA is encoded by the coding sequence ATGGACGAACGTCGCACCGTCAAGGTGTCCAAGTACCTCTCGACCCATCTGCGGCATCAGCCGGAACGCATCGGCCTCACCCTCGACGAGAACGGCTGGGTGGCCGTCGAGGAGCTGCTGAGCGCCGCGGCCCGGCACGGATTCACCCTCTCCCGCGCCGAGCTCGACCACGTCGTCGCCGCCAACGACAAACGGCGCTTCACCGTAGAGCGCGGCGCCCGGAGCAGCGTAGGGAGCGGCGTCCAGGGCGGCATCGAAGGTGACCGCATCCGCGCCGATCAGGGACACACCGTCGCCGTCGACCTGGACCTGCCGTCGGCCGAACCGCCCGCGTACCTCTACCACGGCACGGTCGCCCGGGTCATGGACGCGATCCGGACCGAGGGCCTGCGCCCCATGGCCCGCCACCACGTCCACCTGTCCCCCGACCGGGAGACGGCCACCCGGGTCAGCGCCCGTCGCGGCCGCCCCCTCGTCCTCACCGTGGACGCGGGCGCGATGCACCGCGCCGGCCATGTCTTCCGGGTCAGCGCCAACGGGGTCTGGCTCGCCGACGCCGTACCTCCGCGGTTTCTGCGCCTGCGCGCCTGA
- a CDS encoding GAF domain-containing sensor histidine kinase, producing the protein MAEPDPQDSLDATTRATRSLQGLSTELTARVPQLLEAMRSVGAGLELHSTLDRICETAAELAHARYAAIGVVDELGEGLSDFVTYGVPQEVADAIGRRPDGHRGLLGALIHDPAPVRLADLCTDPRSAGFPPGHPSMRTFLGVPIRVQGEIFGNLYLTEKRHGAEFTDYDLHMVRVLATEAGIAIGNARLYEAARQREHWIDGSVAVTTALLSGGDADEALSVVAEQARRLADSAAGIVLLPAEEGGLEIVAVSSDDPASSLGVIIPPRSAVVAKLLAGEAVFIDDSATDSRMVTRLADRFGPSMMLPLHSGGRVLGALATPRARGGRPFTATERTLATQFASQAALALMMAEAQRDRERLAVYEDRDRIARDLHDLVIQRLFATGMMLESAQRRSVVPEVRTGVGRAVDELDVTIQEIRTAIFALQQEPAEAPSGLRTRVLREINMAAVPLGFKPSHRFLGPVDSLVGELTGKNLVAALREALSNAFRHAEASLIDVVVDATVTLPDGRAAVRLSVADDGVGIPEGGRRSGLRNLARRAESLGGSSRIEPGIGEDGGGTTVVWEAPL; encoded by the coding sequence ATGGCCGAGCCCGACCCGCAGGACTCCCTGGACGCCACCACCCGGGCCACCCGCAGCCTCCAGGGTCTCTCCACCGAGCTGACCGCGCGGGTGCCGCAGCTCCTGGAGGCGATGCGTTCCGTCGGCGCGGGGCTGGAACTCCACTCCACCCTGGACCGGATCTGCGAGACGGCGGCCGAGCTCGCCCACGCCCGGTACGCCGCCATCGGCGTCGTCGACGAGCTGGGTGAGGGACTGTCGGACTTCGTCACGTACGGGGTTCCGCAGGAGGTGGCCGACGCGATCGGGCGTCGCCCCGACGGCCACCGGGGTCTCCTCGGCGCGCTGATCCACGACCCCGCCCCGGTCCGGCTGGCCGATCTGTGCACCGATCCGCGGTCCGCGGGCTTCCCGCCGGGGCACCCCTCGATGCGGACCTTCCTGGGGGTGCCCATCCGGGTCCAGGGGGAGATCTTCGGCAACCTCTACCTCACCGAGAAGCGACACGGCGCGGAGTTCACCGACTACGACCTCCACATGGTCCGGGTGCTCGCCACGGAGGCCGGGATCGCCATCGGCAACGCCCGGCTGTACGAGGCGGCGCGGCAGCGGGAGCACTGGATCGACGGTTCGGTCGCGGTCACCACGGCCCTCCTGTCGGGCGGGGACGCCGACGAGGCGCTGTCCGTGGTCGCCGAACAGGCCCGTCGGCTCGCCGACTCCGCCGCGGGGATCGTGCTGCTGCCCGCCGAGGAGGGCGGCCTGGAGATCGTCGCCGTCTCGTCCGACGACCCCGCGTCCTCGCTCGGCGTGATCATCCCGCCCCGGAGCGCGGTGGTGGCGAAACTCCTGGCCGGCGAGGCGGTGTTCATCGACGACTCGGCCACCGACAGCCGGATGGTCACCAGGCTGGCCGACCGGTTCGGCCCCAGCATGATGCTGCCGCTCCACAGCGGCGGCCGGGTGCTCGGCGCGCTGGCCACCCCCCGGGCGCGGGGCGGGCGCCCGTTCACGGCGACCGAGCGGACGCTCGCCACCCAGTTCGCCTCCCAGGCGGCGCTCGCGCTGATGATGGCCGAGGCGCAGCGGGACCGGGAGCGGCTCGCGGTGTACGAGGACCGTGACCGGATCGCCCGCGACCTCCACGACCTGGTCATCCAGCGGCTCTTCGCCACCGGGATGATGCTGGAGAGCGCCCAGCGCCGGTCGGTGGTGCCCGAAGTGCGGACCGGCGTCGGCCGGGCCGTGGACGAACTGGACGTGACGATCCAGGAGATCCGCACGGCCATCTTCGCGCTCCAGCAGGAACCGGCCGAAGCCCCGTCGGGGCTGCGCACCCGCGTACTGCGGGAGATCAACATGGCGGCCGTCCCGCTCGGCTTCAAGCCCTCGCACCGCTTTCTGGGCCCGGTGGACTCGCTCGTCGGCGAGCTGACCGGCAAGAACCTGGTCGCCGCGCTGCGCGAGGCCCTCTCCAACGCATTCCGGCACGCGGAGGCGTCGCTGATCGATGTGGTCGTCGACGCCACGGTGACCCTGCCGGACGGGCGGGCGGCGGTACGCCTCTCGGTCGCCGACGACGGGGTGGGCATCCCTGAGGGCGGCCGCCGCAGCGGGCTGCGCAACCTGGCCCGCCGGGCCGAGTCCCTGGGTGGGTCGAGCCGGATCGAACCGGGGATCGGGGAGGACGGCGGCGGTACGACGGTGGTGTGGGAGGCGCCGTTGTGA